From a single Ailuropoda melanoleuca isolate Jingjing chromosome 12, ASM200744v2, whole genome shotgun sequence genomic region:
- the TOX3 gene encoding TOX high mobility group box family member 3 isoform X1, with protein MNMAEANNAFFAASEQTFHTPSLGDEEFEIPPITPPPESDPALGMPDVLLPFQGLSDPLPSQGSEFTPQFPPQSLDLPSITISRNLVEQDGVLHSGGLHMDQSHTQVPQYRQDHSLIMRSIVHMTDAARSGIMPPTQLTTINQSQLSAQLGLNLGGASMPHTSPSPPASKSATPSPSSSINEEDADESNRAIGEKRAAPDSGKKPKTPKKKKKKDPNEPQKPVSAYALFFRDTQAAIKGQNPNATFGEVSKIVASMWDSLGEEQKQVYKRKTEAAKKEYLKALAAYRASLVSKAAAESAEAQTIRSVQQTLASTNLTSSLLLNPPLSQHGTVSASPQTLQQSLPRSIAPKPLTMRLPMNQIVTSVTIAANMPSNIGAPLISSMGATLVGSASSTQVSPSVQTQQQQLQQLQQQQQQQQQQQQMQQMQQQQLQQQQMHQQIQQQMQQQHFQHHMQQHLQQQHLQQQISQQQLQQLQQHLQLQQLQHMQHPSQPSPRQHSPAASQMTSPLPAIGSPPPASQQHQSQIQAQTQTQVLSQVSIF; from the exons caGACATTCCACACGCCCAGCCTCGGGGATGAAGAGTTTGAAATCCCCCCTATCACGCCTCCTCCGGAGTCAGACCCTGCCCTGGGCATGCCCGATGTTCTTCTACCCTTCCAAGGCCTCAGCGATCCGTTGCCTTCCCAGGGAAGTGAATTCACACCCCAGTTTCCCCCCCAAAGCCTGGATCTTCCTTCCATTACAATCTCAAGAAATCTCGTCGAACAAGATGGCGTGCTCCATAGTGGCGGGTTGCATATG GACCAGAGCCACACACAAGTGCCCCAGTACCGTCAGGATCACTCCTTGATCATGAGGTCCATCGTCCACATGACCGATGCTGCTCGCTCTGGGATCATGCCTCCCACTCAGCTCACCACCATCAACCAGTCTCAGCTCAGCGCCCAGTTGGGGTTGAATTTGGGAGGTGCCAGTATGCCACACACGTCTCCTTCACCTCCAGCGAGCAAATCTGCGACCCCTTCCCCTTCCAGCTCCATCAATGAAGAGGATGCTGATGAATCCAACAGA GCCATTGGAGAGAAGAGAGCTGCTCCAGATTCTGGCAAGAAGCCCAAgactccaaagaaaaagaaaaagaaagaccccAACGAGCCCCAGAAGCCAGTGTCAGCATATGCCCTGTTTTTCAGGGACACACAGGCTGCGATTAAAGGGCAAAACCCCAATGCCACCTTTGGAGAGGTCTCAAAAATCGTGGCATCTATGTGGGACAGCCTCGGAGAAGAACAAAAGCAG GTgtataagaggaaaacagaagctgCCAAAAAGGAGTACCTGAAGGCCTTGGCTGCCTACCGGGCCAGCCTCGTTTCCAAG GCTGCCGCCGAGTCCGCAGAAGCCCAGACCATCCGCTCCGTTCAGCAGACCTTGGCGTCCACCAATCTGACATCCTCGCTCCTTCTGAACCCTCCGCTGTCACAACATGGGACCGTGTCAGCCTCCCCTCAGACTCTCCAACAATCGCTCCCTCGGTCGATCGCCCCCAAGCCCCTAACCATGAGACTCCCCATGAACCAGATCGTCACATCGGTCACCATCGCCGCCAACATGCCCTCGAACATTGGGGCCCCGCTGATAAGCTCCATGGGAGCGACCCTGGTGGGCTCGGCGTCCTCCACCCAAGTGAGTCCTTCCGTGCAaacccagcagcagcagctgcagcagctgcagcagcagcagcaacagcagcaacagcagcagcagatgCAGCAGATGCAGCAGCAGCAACTGCAGCAGCAGCAAATGCATCAGCAGATCCAGCAGCAGATGCAGCAGCAGCATTTCCAGCACCACATGCAGCAGCAcctgcagcagcagcacctgcagCAGCAGATCagccagcagcagctgcagcagctgcagcagcacCTCCAGCTGCAGCAGCTGCAGCACATGCAGCACCCGTCCCAGCCTTCCCCCCGGCAGCACTCCCCCGCCGCCTCCCAGATGACGTCGCCCCTCCCCGCCATCGGGAGCCCCCCGCCGGCCTCCCAGCAGCACCAGTCGCAAATACAGGCTCAGACACAGACTCAAGTACTGTCCCAGGTCAGTATTTTCTGA
- the TOX3 gene encoding TOX high mobility group box family member 3 isoform X2, whose translation MNMAEANNAFFAASETFHTPSLGDEEFEIPPITPPPESDPALGMPDVLLPFQGLSDPLPSQGSEFTPQFPPQSLDLPSITISRNLVEQDGVLHSGGLHMDQSHTQVPQYRQDHSLIMRSIVHMTDAARSGIMPPTQLTTINQSQLSAQLGLNLGGASMPHTSPSPPASKSATPSPSSSINEEDADESNRAIGEKRAAPDSGKKPKTPKKKKKKDPNEPQKPVSAYALFFRDTQAAIKGQNPNATFGEVSKIVASMWDSLGEEQKQVYKRKTEAAKKEYLKALAAYRASLVSKAAAESAEAQTIRSVQQTLASTNLTSSLLLNPPLSQHGTVSASPQTLQQSLPRSIAPKPLTMRLPMNQIVTSVTIAANMPSNIGAPLISSMGATLVGSASSTQVSPSVQTQQQQLQQLQQQQQQQQQQQQMQQMQQQQLQQQQMHQQIQQQMQQQHFQHHMQQHLQQQHLQQQISQQQLQQLQQHLQLQQLQHMQHPSQPSPRQHSPAASQMTSPLPAIGSPPPASQQHQSQIQAQTQTQVLSQVSIF comes from the exons ACATTCCACACGCCCAGCCTCGGGGATGAAGAGTTTGAAATCCCCCCTATCACGCCTCCTCCGGAGTCAGACCCTGCCCTGGGCATGCCCGATGTTCTTCTACCCTTCCAAGGCCTCAGCGATCCGTTGCCTTCCCAGGGAAGTGAATTCACACCCCAGTTTCCCCCCCAAAGCCTGGATCTTCCTTCCATTACAATCTCAAGAAATCTCGTCGAACAAGATGGCGTGCTCCATAGTGGCGGGTTGCATATG GACCAGAGCCACACACAAGTGCCCCAGTACCGTCAGGATCACTCCTTGATCATGAGGTCCATCGTCCACATGACCGATGCTGCTCGCTCTGGGATCATGCCTCCCACTCAGCTCACCACCATCAACCAGTCTCAGCTCAGCGCCCAGTTGGGGTTGAATTTGGGAGGTGCCAGTATGCCACACACGTCTCCTTCACCTCCAGCGAGCAAATCTGCGACCCCTTCCCCTTCCAGCTCCATCAATGAAGAGGATGCTGATGAATCCAACAGA GCCATTGGAGAGAAGAGAGCTGCTCCAGATTCTGGCAAGAAGCCCAAgactccaaagaaaaagaaaaagaaagaccccAACGAGCCCCAGAAGCCAGTGTCAGCATATGCCCTGTTTTTCAGGGACACACAGGCTGCGATTAAAGGGCAAAACCCCAATGCCACCTTTGGAGAGGTCTCAAAAATCGTGGCATCTATGTGGGACAGCCTCGGAGAAGAACAAAAGCAG GTgtataagaggaaaacagaagctgCCAAAAAGGAGTACCTGAAGGCCTTGGCTGCCTACCGGGCCAGCCTCGTTTCCAAG GCTGCCGCCGAGTCCGCAGAAGCCCAGACCATCCGCTCCGTTCAGCAGACCTTGGCGTCCACCAATCTGACATCCTCGCTCCTTCTGAACCCTCCGCTGTCACAACATGGGACCGTGTCAGCCTCCCCTCAGACTCTCCAACAATCGCTCCCTCGGTCGATCGCCCCCAAGCCCCTAACCATGAGACTCCCCATGAACCAGATCGTCACATCGGTCACCATCGCCGCCAACATGCCCTCGAACATTGGGGCCCCGCTGATAAGCTCCATGGGAGCGACCCTGGTGGGCTCGGCGTCCTCCACCCAAGTGAGTCCTTCCGTGCAaacccagcagcagcagctgcagcagctgcagcagcagcagcaacagcagcaacagcagcagcagatgCAGCAGATGCAGCAGCAGCAACTGCAGCAGCAGCAAATGCATCAGCAGATCCAGCAGCAGATGCAGCAGCAGCATTTCCAGCACCACATGCAGCAGCAcctgcagcagcagcacctgcagCAGCAGATCagccagcagcagctgcagcagctgcagcagcacCTCCAGCTGCAGCAGCTGCAGCACATGCAGCACCCGTCCCAGCCTTCCCCCCGGCAGCACTCCCCCGCCGCCTCCCAGATGACGTCGCCCCTCCCCGCCATCGGGAGCCCCCCGCCGGCCTCCCAGCAGCACCAGTCGCAAATACAGGCTCAGACACAGACTCAAGTACTGTCCCAGGTCAGTATTTTCTGA